One Terriglobia bacterium genomic window, GCCCTGACCCCGGATCCCTGAGGTCGCGATCCCGGGCGGCCGGGTCCGCACGGCAGCCGGGTCCGGCCGTGCCCTCGACCCGCCTCTTCGCCGTTCGCCGCCCCGCGCGGGCGGGTGTATAAACCGTGGGTTCGGCTGAACCCGGTGCCGCAGGCCACGAGGGGAACAGGATGATCACGCGTCGCCACACGATTGCCACACTGCTGCTCGTCTCCGCCACGCTCGTCTCGTCCGCCGCGGCCGCCGCGCAGCCCTACCCGCCGTCGCTGTATTCGGGCATGAAATGGCGCGGAATCGGTCCTTACCGCGGCGGGCGGGTGATCGCGGTCGCCGGCGTGCCCGGGCAGCCGAACGTGTTCTACTTCGGCGCGGTCGCCGGGGGCGTGTGGAAGTCCATCGACGCCGGGGCCACCTGGACCCCGCTGACCGACGGCACGCCCATCGCGTCCGTGGGCGCGCTCGCCGTCGCCCCGTCCGACCCGAACGTGATCTACGTCGGCACCGGCGAGGCCTGCATCCGCGGCAACACGACGAACGGGAACGGGGTGTACAGGTCCACCGACGGCGGGCGGACCTGGTTCGACCTGGGCCTCGACGACACGCGGCAGATCGGCAGCGTGATCGTGGACCCGACGAACCCCGACGTGGTGTTCGTCGCGGCGCTCGGCCACGCGTTCGGCCCCAACGAGGAGCGAGGCGTCTTCCGCACCCGGGACGGGGGGAGGACCTGGGAGAAGGTGCTCTACAAGGACGCCGACACCGGCGCGATCCAGGTGATCTTCGACCCGTCGAACCCGCGGGTGCTGTTCGCGGCGCTCTGGCAGGTGCGGCGGCAGCCCTGGACTTTCGCCAGCGGCGGCCCGGGAAGCGGCCTCTACCGCTCCATCGACGGCGGCACGACCTGGAAGCGGCTCGAGGGGCACGGCCTCCCGGGCGGCTTCCTCGGACGGATCACGGTGGCCATCTCGAAGGCCGACTCGAGCCGGGTGTACGCGATGGTCGAGGCGGAGGCCGGCGGGCTCTTCCGCTCCGACGACGGCGGCGACACCTGGCGGCGGATCAACGACGACGAGAGGATCCGGCAGCGCGCCTGGTATTTCAGCCACGTCTGGGCCGACCCTGAGAGCGCGGACACGGTCTACTTCGCCAACACCGGCCTCTATCGCTCGGTGGACGGCGGGAAGACGCTCGCCCTGCTCCCGGCGCGGCACGGCGACCACCACGGGCTCTGGATCGACCCCACCGACCCGCGCCGCATGATCAACGGCAGCGACGGCGGGGCCTCGGTGACCGTGGACGGCGGGCAGACGTGGACTTCGGTCCTGAACCAGCCGACCGCACAGTTCTACCACGTGACCGCGGACGATCGGTTCCCCTACTACGTCTACGGCGCGCAGCAGGACAACTCGACCATCGCCATCGCGACGCGCTCCGACTACGGCATCCTCACGGAGCGCGACTGGTACGAGGTCGGCGGAGGGGAGAGCGGGTACATCGCCCCCGACCCCCGGGACCCCGAGATCGTGTACGCGGGGACCGAGTCGAGCTTCGTCACGCGCTTCGACCGGAGGACCGAGCAGGCGCAGGTCTTGGGACCTTGGCCGCTCGATACCTCCGGGCGCGGCGCGGGGGAGCTCACGCACCGGTTCAACTGGACGTCGCCGGTGATGGTCTCGAAGCACGACCCGAAGCAGCTCTACGTCGGGGCGGAGGTCCTCTTCCGCAGCGAGGACGGTGGGATGTCCTGGAAGATCGTCAGCCCCGATCTGACGCGAGACGACAAGAGCAAGCAGAAGCCGTCGGGCGGGCCGATCCAGCTCGACATCACGTCGGTCGAGTACTACGACACGATCTTCACCGTCGCCGAGTCGCCGGTGACGGCCGGCGTGATCTGGGTCGGGACGGACGACGGCCGCGTCCACGTGACCCGGGACGGCGCGAAGACGTGGAGCAGCGTGATCCCCTCCGACCTCCCCGAGTGGAGCACGATCAGCCTCATCGACCCGTCGCCCTTCGACGCGGGGACGGCGTACGTCGCGGTGGACCGCCACAAGCTCGACGACATCGCTCCGTACGCGTGGAGGACCACGGACTACGGGAGGACCTGGACCCGGATCGACCGGGGGATCCCGGTGGGCGCCTTCGTCCACGTCGTCCGGGAGGACCCGAAGCGAAGGGGGCTCCTGTACGCGGGGACCGAGACCGGCGTCTTCGTCTCGTTCGACGACGGCGCCCGGTGGCAGCCGCTCCAGCTCAACCTGCCGGTGACGCCGGTGCACGACCTCGTGGTGCACGGCGACGATCTCGTCGCCGCGACCCACGGGCGGTCGTTCTGGATCCTCGACGATCTCGAGCCGCTGCGGCAGCTCGATGCCCGCGCCGCCGAGGCGAAAGTCCTCCTCTACCGGCCGCAGGCCGCGCTCAGGCTCCACTACCCGGAAGGGTTCGACCGGCGCCGGCCCGCCGGCCAGAACCCGCCGCCGGGCGCGCTGCTCGACTACTTTCTCAAGGCGGTCCCGAAGGGGCCCCTCTCGATCACGATCCTGGACGGACTGGGCCGCGTGGTCCGGACGCTCACGAGCGAGCCCCCGACCATCGGCGATCAGCCGCCGGAGTGGCCCGACCTGGAGAAGCCGCCGGACGCGCTGCCCAAGGAGGCCGGCCACAACCGCTTCGCGTGGGACCTTCGAACCGACCCTCCGGTCCAGGTGCCGGGGGCGTTCTACGGCGGATTCCCGCCCCGGGGGCCGCTGGTCCTTCCCGGAAAGTACACGGTTCGGCTCGCGGTGGACGGCGAGACCCAGGAGCAGCCCCTCGAGGTTCGGCCCGACCCGAGGGCGAAAGCGACCGAGACCGAGCTCGAGAGGCAGTTCGAGCTGGGGATCAAGGTGCGCGACCGGTTCACCGACCTGCACCGCGGGATCAACCGGCTGCGCGACGACACCCGTCGGCATGCCATTCGCAAGAATGCCTACAAATTAGGCCGTGAGATGATCTGGAGCAACGTGGCACAGCTATATATGCGTTCCTTCGAGCTGTCACGGATCGAGGGGACGGCGCGGTCTCGAAAATCTCTGGCAGCGAAGACGCTCGACCAAAAGCCGCGGGAGCTCCCGGAGTTGAAGCTAAATCATCTCTTGCGGATGACCGATTCGACCGGACTCTTTCAACATGCGATTTTTAGCATCCCGAATTTTTCGGAGGGCTACTGTACGGATGATAACGCTCGGGCATTTATACTGGCGGTGTTGCTTAGTGAATTGGGAGAGGAGCCAGGGATCGTGCGGACACTGGCCACAACTTACGCGGCGTTCTTGCACCACGCTTTTGATCGGAAACTGAAACGCTTCCACAACCACCTGAGTTTCGATCGCCGCTGGCTCGATGACCAAGGCTCGGAGGATTGTCAGGCCCGAGTGCTCTGGGCGCTGGGTGTAGGGGTGGGACGTTCGCCCTATGGGAGCTTCCAGATCATGGCTGGACAACTCTTCGCGCTAGCACTGCCAGCGCTGACGGAGTTCAATTCGCCGCGGGCGTGGGCATTCGCTCTCCTCGGCATTCATGAGTACATGCGTCGGCTCAGTGGTGACAGCCTGGTCAACCAAACCCGTGAGACACTCACTTCCCGGCTCATGGACCTCTTCGAAAGGACCGCCCGGCCCGACTGGTGCTGGTTTGAGGAGGACCTGAGTTACGATAACGCGAAGCTCGCACACGCCCTAATTCTCAGCGGACACGCCACAGGACATCAAGCGGTGTTTGAACGTGGCCTACAGGCCCTGGGCTGGCTCGTGGAATTGCAGACCTCCGAGAAGGGCCACTTCCGGCCCATTGGCACCAACGGATTCTATCGGCGGGGCGGGACGCGTGCCAACTTCGACCAGCAGCCCATCGAGGCGCAAGCAACGATTTCAGCCTGTCTTGAAGCTTATCGCGCCACATCGGACTTTCGGTGGTACGAGCAGGCGCAACGTGCCTTCGACTGGTTCATCGGCTGGAACGATCTCGGATTAGAGCTTTACTCTTCCACGTCTGGCGGCTGCCGCGATGGGTTGCACGTGGATCGGGTCAACGGGAACCAGGGAGCGGAATCAACCCTGGCCTTTTTGCTTTCGTTGGCGGAAATGCGCTTGGCG contains:
- a CDS encoding glycosyl hydrolase, whose amino-acid sequence is MITRRHTIATLLLVSATLVSSAAAAAQPYPPSLYSGMKWRGIGPYRGGRVIAVAGVPGQPNVFYFGAVAGGVWKSIDAGATWTPLTDGTPIASVGALAVAPSDPNVIYVGTGEACIRGNTTNGNGVYRSTDGGRTWFDLGLDDTRQIGSVIVDPTNPDVVFVAALGHAFGPNEERGVFRTRDGGRTWEKVLYKDADTGAIQVIFDPSNPRVLFAALWQVRRQPWTFASGGPGSGLYRSIDGGTTWKRLEGHGLPGGFLGRITVAISKADSSRVYAMVEAEAGGLFRSDDGGDTWRRINDDERIRQRAWYFSHVWADPESADTVYFANTGLYRSVDGGKTLALLPARHGDHHGLWIDPTDPRRMINGSDGGASVTVDGGQTWTSVLNQPTAQFYHVTADDRFPYYVYGAQQDNSTIAIATRSDYGILTERDWYEVGGGESGYIAPDPRDPEIVYAGTESSFVTRFDRRTEQAQVLGPWPLDTSGRGAGELTHRFNWTSPVMVSKHDPKQLYVGAEVLFRSEDGGMSWKIVSPDLTRDDKSKQKPSGGPIQLDITSVEYYDTIFTVAESPVTAGVIWVGTDDGRVHVTRDGAKTWSSVIPSDLPEWSTISLIDPSPFDAGTAYVAVDRHKLDDIAPYAWRTTDYGRTWTRIDRGIPVGAFVHVVREDPKRRGLLYAGTETGVFVSFDDGARWQPLQLNLPVTPVHDLVVHGDDLVAATHGRSFWILDDLEPLRQLDARAAEAKVLLYRPQAALRLHYPEGFDRRRPAGQNPPPGALLDYFLKAVPKGPLSITILDGLGRVVRTLTSEPPTIGDQPPEWPDLEKPPDALPKEAGHNRFAWDLRTDPPVQVPGAFYGGFPPRGPLVLPGKYTVRLAVDGETQEQPLEVRPDPRAKATETELERQFELGIKVRDRFTDLHRGINRLRDDTRRHAIRKNAYKLGREMIWSNVAQLYMRSFELSRIEGTARSRKSLAAKTLDQKPRELPELKLNHLLRMTDSTGLFQHAIFSIPNFSEGYCTDDNARAFILAVLLSELGEEPGIVRTLATTYAAFLHHAFDRKLKRFHNHLSFDRRWLDDQGSEDCQARVLWALGVGVGRSPYGSFQIMAGQLFALALPALTEFNSPRAWAFALLGIHEYMRRLSGDSLVNQTRETLTSRLMDLFERTARPDWCWFEEDLSYDNAKLAHALILSGHATGHQAVFERGLQALGWLVELQTSEKGHFRPIGTNGFYRRGGTRANFDQQPIEAQATISACLEAYRATSDFRWYEQAQRAFDWFIGWNDLGLELYSSTSGGCRDGLHVDRVNGNQGAESTLAFLLSLAEMRLAQNMLASFREPIAVEA